The sequence GATTCAGCGCTCCTGTCGCGTTTTGTGAATGACGGATTTTCAGGCGGGGAGAAAAAACGCAATGAAATCCTGCAGATGGCGGTGCTTGAGCCGCGCCTGGCGATCCTGGATGAAACGGACTCGGGGCTCGACATTGACGCGCTCCAGATCGTTGCGAGCGGAATTAACGCGCTTCGTAGCCCGGAGCGGTCCATGATCGTGGTGACCCACTACCAGCGGCTCTTGAATTACATTACGCCGGATTATGTGCACGTGTTGGCCGGCGGCCGCATCCTGAAATCCGGCGGCAAGGAACTGGCGTTGGAGCTGGAGAAAAAGGGATATGGCTGGATCGAAGACACGACACCAGGAGCGGCCACGGCGCGATGACAACCTCGACAGAAACGCTTCAGTTATCCGTTCTTCCGACCGATGCGCCGGTTCAAATCCATCGGGAGGGGAAAGAGATCCGTATTCAGGTTCCGCCGGACTGTCAGGCGGCTCTGTTCGAGAACTACGAGAGTCAGCAGGCGGAAGCCTATTACACGGAGACGACGCTGCGGGCGACGCTCGAGGAGAACGCGCGGTTGACGCATTACAAGGTCGTGCAAGAAGGGGTTCAGTCGGATCATCACTCTTTTCTGGAGGTTCTGGTCGGAAGGTCCGCGTCCTTCCAGTCGCATGTATTCCTCCTGGGAGGGAGCCGGATCAGCCAAACCATTCAGGTCCGGATAAATGGAGAGGGGGCGGAGTGTATTTTGAACGGCCTTTATCTCGGCACCGGCGAACAGGTTCTGGAAACGCATACATTGATTGACCATCTCCAGTCGCACGGGACTAGCCGTGAGCTTTATAAAGGCATTCTGGATCAAAAGTCGCAGGGGCTTTTCGACGGGCTGATCATCGTCCAAAAGAATGCTCAGAAAACGGATTCCATTCAAACGAATAAAAATCTTCTTCTGTCATCGACCGCCCGGGCGAAATCCAACCCGGAGCTCAAGATTCTGGCGAACGACGTCAAGTGCAAACACGGCTCCACGATCGGACAGATTGATCCCGCGCAGCTCTTTTACCTGCAATCGCGCGGGATCGGGCAGAGCGAAGCGCGCCGCCTGCTGATCTATGCTTTTGCCGGGGAGATGATCGCGCGGGTGGAGTGGGCGCCCTTGCGCGAGAAGCTGGACACGTTGCTCTTATCTCAATTCCATTCCTAGGATCTGACTATGTCTGAACTGAGCGATTTATATCAGGACGTCATCCTCGACCACAGCCGCCATCCGCATAACTACCACGCGATGCCGGACGCCACGCAAAAAGCGGAAGGATTCAACCCTCTCTGCGGCGATCGCGTGACCCTCTACCTGAAGCTGAAGGGCGATGTTGTGGAAGATATTAGCTTTGAAGGGAATGGGTGCGCGATCTCGAAATCCTCCACCTCTATTATGACGGATGTGCTCAAAGGAAAGACCAGGGCTGAGGTCAAAGCGTTGTTTGACCGCTTCCATCATCTCGTCACGGAAGGCGGCGCGATTGAGGAAAACGATAAATTGGCTGTATTCTCCGGCGTCTCCGCGTTCCCTATGCGCGTCAAATGTGCGGTGCTGGCCTGGCACACGCTTCGGTCCGCGCTGGAGGGAAAACCGGATCGGGTGTCAACGGAGTAACCATGCAAATCGGCGAATCCACCTCATTGGTTCGTGACTGCGACGTGGTGCAGATTCCGGAAGGGTTTCAAGTCCGGCTGGCCCGCGGAACGAATGTCCGGCTGCTCCAGGCGCTGGGGGACACCTTCTCGGTGATGACGGAGTACGGCACGCTGGTTCGTATTCTCGGAAAAGATGCCGACGCCATCGGGATGCCGCCGCCGGTTGAAGGGGATGCGGTTGCGCCAACAGCGATCCCCTCCACCGCTGAGGAGTTAAAGGAGCGCGTCTGGACAGCCCTCCGGTACGTCTATGACCCCGAGATTCCGATCAATGTGGTCGAGCTGGGCTTGATTTATAAAAATGAGGTCACCCCGCTGGCGAGCGGATATAAGGTGGAGGTGGATATGACACTGACCGCCCCGGGTTGCGGCATGGGGCAGGTGTTGAAAGAAGATGCCGAGCGCCGCATTCGTATCCTTCCTGGTGTTCAGACGGTCAGCGTCCAGATTATCTTCGACCCGCCCTGGGATCAAACCCGGATGTCCGAAGCCGCCAAACTCGAGTTAGGCCTGGCCTAGTTAGGGGGTAGCCGTTTCGTTTAGTGGGGAAGCGTTTTTAGAGCAGTCTGGACAGCGTCCACCAGTTCATTCGGGATGATGGGTTTGTGGACAAACCCGACTCCGGTCTTAAGGAACTCTTCGATTCGGGCGGGATTGGATTCACAGGAGGCAAAAATGAACGCGGTCCGGGCGATGGCGGGGTTCTTTCGAACCTGTTCCAGAAGGTCCAAGCCGTTCATCCCCGGCATTCCAATGTCGACAATGGCCAGATCCAGCCCGCCACCCTCCAGCAAGCGTAGTGCGGCTTTCCCATCTTCCGCCTCCTGGAAAGACTCAATCGGCAGTCCGGCCATTTTCAAGTAACGCATAATGAGCGCCCGCATCGCCGCGCTGTCATCCGCAATTAGTACATGAGCACCCATCGCACAATCCTCCTATGAAAACGATTCCGAAGTTTACTTCCCATTTTCATCCATTTCAAGTCTTTCGCGTTCCCATATTCCGGAAATAATCATCCATATACTCTTGGGCCCGTTTAAATTGCGCCCGGATTTCGACAAGCAAAGCGTCAGAACCCGTCAGATCTTTAGCCTTGGCTCGTTTCTCGATCCCGCGCAAAAGCGGAACAACCGCGCTGACCCCATAGCTGGCGCTGGTGCCGATTAGACCGTGAGCCACCGCAGCCGCCGCAGTTGCATCAGCGCTTCTGAGGGTAGACTCCAACCCCTGGAGCCTTTCCGTTATTTCGTCCCAAAAAATGCGGAAGAGCGTTTGCAGCTCGGCCGGATTATTCCCCATGCTTTCCAGCAGGTCCGCCAGGTCCACCCATTTTTCGGGCGGCTCCTCCGTAATCTTATCCTGTTTACAGGAGCGATCCGGAGACAACCAGCGCTTAACCAGTTCCTTTAGATCGTTAAACCGAACGGGCTTGGCTAGGTAGTCGTCCATTCCGACTTGACGACAGTTCTGCTCCTCTCCCCCCAAAGCATTGGCCGTAATCGCAACAATCGGAGTA comes from Elusimicrobiota bacterium and encodes:
- the sufD gene encoding Fe-S cluster assembly protein SufD, encoding MTTSTETLQLSVLPTDAPVQIHREGKEIRIQVPPDCQAALFENYESQQAEAYYTETTLRATLEENARLTHYKVVQEGVQSDHHSFLEVLVGRSASFQSHVFLLGGSRISQTIQVRINGEGAECILNGLYLGTGEQVLETHTLIDHLQSHGTSRELYKGILDQKSQGLFDGLIIVQKNAQKTDSIQTNKNLLLSSTARAKSNPELKILANDVKCKHGSTIGQIDPAQLFYLQSRGIGQSEARRLLIYAFAGEMIARVEWAPLREKLDTLLLSQFHS
- a CDS encoding SUF system NifU family Fe-S cluster assembly protein; this encodes MSELSDLYQDVILDHSRHPHNYHAMPDATQKAEGFNPLCGDRVTLYLKLKGDVVEDISFEGNGCAISKSSTSIMTDVLKGKTRAEVKALFDRFHHLVTEGGAIEENDKLAVFSGVSAFPMRVKCAVLAWHTLRSALEGKPDRVSTE
- the sufT gene encoding putative Fe-S cluster assembly protein SufT, whose translation is MQIGESTSLVRDCDVVQIPEGFQVRLARGTNVRLLQALGDTFSVMTEYGTLVRILGKDADAIGMPPPVEGDAVAPTAIPSTAEELKERVWTALRYVYDPEIPINVVELGLIYKNEVTPLASGYKVEVDMTLTAPGCGMGQVLKEDAERRIRILPGVQTVSVQIIFDPPWDQTRMSEAAKLELGLA
- a CDS encoding response regulator — translated: MGAHVLIADDSAAMRALIMRYLKMAGLPIESFQEAEDGKAALRLLEGGGLDLAIVDIGMPGMNGLDLLEQVRKNPAIARTAFIFASCESNPARIEEFLKTGVGFVHKPIIPNELVDAVQTALKTLPH